In Bombus terrestris chromosome 6, iyBomTerr1.2, whole genome shotgun sequence, a single window of DNA contains:
- the LOC100646224 gene encoding chymotrypsin-2-like, giving the protein MNPVILGLVLISTALASSNADISTQDLDPRIVNGEDAGPNEFLYQASLQMNGRHFCGGSVLNKYYVLTAAHCVFDEQPNEVKVITGTKNLSGSPTFVHQAVKFIVHAKYDSSNNWINDIALIKVNKPFEIGPQLNFVPLPQANQNIPDNSRAIVSGWGRIRQYGPISTTLKKATIYITNQNTCRNVYEKIYDTQICANDPKIVKGACNGDSGGPLTVSGKIVGIVSWSQGCGLSNYPTVYTRVPSYIDWIQANAV; this is encoded by the exons ATGAATCCGGTGATACTTGGACTGGTACTTATATCTACAGCGTTAGCAAGTTCTAATG CCGATATATCAACTCAAGACTTGGATCCTAGAATCGTGAATGGTGAGGATGCAGGCCCAAACGAATTTCTATACCAG GCTTCGCTTCAAATGAACGGCCGTCATTTCTGCGGTGGATCGGTGCTTAACAAGTATTACGTTCTCACCGCTGCTCACTGCGTCTTTGA TGAACAACCTAACGAAGTCAAAGTTATCACCGGAACCAAGAACTTAAGCGGCTCTCCAACATTCGTGCATCAAGCTGTGAAGTTTATTGTTCACGCTAAATACGACTCCTCCAATAACTGGATCAACGACATAGCCTTGATCAAG GTAAATAAGCCATTCGAGATCGGACCACAACTAAACTTCGTTCCTTTACCGCAAGCAAATCAAAATATTCCAGATAACTCACGCGCTATTGTATCGGGATGGGGTAGGATCAGA CAATATGGACCAATCTCGACAACATTGAAAAAAGCAACCATCTACATTACCAATCAGAATACTTGCAGGAATgtctatgaaaaaatatatgacaCGCAAATTTGCGCCAATGATCCCAAGATCGTGAAAGGAGCATGCaac GGTGACTCTGGTGGCCCTCTTACGGTTAGCGGAAAGATTGTCGGGATCGTATCATGGTCACAGGGATGTGGTCTTTCTAATTACCCCACTGTGTACACTCGCGTTCCTTCTTACATAGATTGGATTCAAGCAAACGcagtttaa
- the LOC100646106 gene encoding chymotrypsin-2-like: MLVTTLTLFTLFALSNGGLVPKYDPRIVNGENVKEGEIPYQVSLQNKESSFHFCGGSVLNENYVITAAHCTVQKSPKEIKVVAGTINLAEGGSEHLVEKIIIHENYAASDSWKNDISLIKVKTPFIKSKVLSFVPLPSPNDVIKANDVATVSGWGRLWQGGPTTVFLQRVNILIADQEYCKVMYNKQHQNVYDSHLCAYDPSAQKGSCHGDSGGPLTIKGKLVGLVSWAMGCALTDYPTVYTRVTSHLNWIETHAV, encoded by the exons ATGTTGGTGACAACGTTGACCCTTTTTACTCTTTTCGCCCTCTCCAATG GTGGATTGGTGCCGAAATACGATCCAAGAATCGTAAATGGGGAGAACGTTAAAGAAGGAGAAATCCCATATCAA GTATCACTTCAAAACAAAGAATCTTCGTTCCACTTTTGCGGCGGCTCCGTTCTTAATGAAAATTACGTCATCACCGCAGCTCACTGTACCGTCCA gAAATCACCAAAAGAAATCAAGGTTGTAGCAGGCACGATTAATCTCGCAGAAGGAGGTTCCGAACACTTGGTTGAGAAAATCATCATTCACGAAAACTATGCTGCTTCAGATTCTTGGAAAAACGATATTTCATTGATCAAG GTCAAGACACCATTCATAAAATCGAAGGTACTTTCTTTCGTTCCCCTTCCATCGCCAAATGATGTTATTAAGGCTAATGATGTGGCAACAGTTTCTGGATGGGGTAGACTTTGG CAAGGTGGTCCTACGACTGTTTTCCTGCAACGCGTAAACATCTTGATTGCTGATCAAGAATACTGTAAAGTGATGTACAACAAACAACATCAAAACGTCTACGACTCGCATCTTTGTGCATACGACCCAAGTGCTCAAAAGGGATCATGCCAC GGTGACTCTGGTGGCCCCTTGACCATCAAGGGAAAACTCGTTGGTCTCGTTTCTTGGGCAATGGGCTGTGCCCTCACTGACTACCCAACTGTCTACACCCGTGTGACGTCTCATCTTAATTGGATAGAAACACACGCTGTGTAA